In one Cloacibacillus porcorum genomic region, the following are encoded:
- the ribD gene encoding bifunctional diaminohydroxyphosphoribosylaminopyrimidine deaminase/5-amino-6-(5-phosphoribosylamino)uracil reductase RibD, producing the protein MPLPKSKIDEYYMNCALELARNGRRCSPNPRVGCVIVRGGEIIGRGWHDICGGPHAEVEAVRDAGGDIAEAEVYVTLEPCSHYGKTPPCADMLVEHRPKRVVAGMTDPNPRVAGRGLEKLRAAGIEVKSGVLEKECKWMNRGFIRRMSQARPWVTVKCAASLDGRVALSNGESRWVTGTEARVCVHRMRAENDAVLTGVGTVIADDPLLTVRDAPGETPLRVILDRELRTPPESKILAGGAVIFTTEAAPEERIPALSAAGAVVESIPNGAPFLGEALKRLCAMDVNYLMVEAGAGVTSAFIKEGLCDELALFLAPKLMGRGLSYTDGLEFSSMAEVPRLRDIKYTNCGEDLLIRGVFECSPDL; encoded by the coding sequence ATGCCGCTGCCAAAGAGCAAAATTGACGAATATTATATGAACTGCGCGCTGGAGCTGGCGCGCAACGGACGCCGGTGCAGCCCCAACCCGCGCGTCGGCTGCGTCATTGTGCGCGGCGGCGAGATAATCGGGCGCGGCTGGCACGATATATGCGGCGGCCCGCACGCCGAGGTGGAGGCGGTACGCGACGCGGGCGGCGACATCGCGGAGGCGGAGGTCTATGTGACGCTCGAACCCTGTTCGCACTACGGCAAGACGCCGCCCTGCGCCGATATGCTCGTGGAGCACAGGCCGAAGCGCGTTGTCGCTGGGATGACCGACCCGAATCCGCGGGTCGCTGGCCGGGGGCTGGAGAAGCTCAGGGCCGCCGGCATCGAGGTGAAGAGCGGCGTACTTGAGAAAGAGTGCAAATGGATGAACAGAGGCTTTATCAGACGGATGTCGCAGGCCCGTCCGTGGGTGACGGTGAAGTGCGCCGCCTCGCTTGACGGCCGGGTGGCGCTGTCAAACGGCGAGAGCCGGTGGGTCACGGGGACGGAGGCCCGCGTCTGCGTGCACCGGATGCGGGCGGAGAACGACGCCGTGCTTACTGGCGTGGGCACGGTCATCGCCGACGACCCGCTGCTTACGGTGCGCGACGCGCCGGGCGAGACGCCGCTGCGCGTGATCCTTGACCGTGAGCTGCGCACGCCGCCGGAGTCAAAGATACTGGCGGGCGGCGCGGTGATCTTCACGACGGAGGCCGCGCCGGAGGAGAGGATTCCCGCGCTCTCCGCGGCGGGAGCCGTCGTGGAGAGCATACCGAATGGCGCGCCCTTCCTCGGTGAAGCGCTGAAGAGGCTCTGCGCGATGGATGTGAACTATCTGATGGTCGAGGCGGGGGCGGGTGTCACATCCGCCTTCATAAAAGAGGGGCTCTGCGACGAACTGGCGTTGTTCCTCGCGCCAAAGCTCATGGGCCGCGGCCTCTCATATACTGACGGGCTGGAGTTTTCCTCAATGGCGGAGGTCCCGCGGCTGAGGGATATAAAATATACAAATTGCGGAGAAGATCTGCTGATAAGGGGTGTTTTTGAATGTTCACCGGACTTATAG
- a CDS encoding excinuclease ABC subunit UvrC — translation MNKEELIKFVKGFPDKPGVYLMRDGHGEIIYIGKAKSLKKRVSSYFRHSNFASPRLRKLVATIRDISTMRTESEIEALILENRLIKLYQPFFNVDLKMNERYAYIKITAEKYPRIVVTRIKLDDGAVYIGPYVRVQEVRALLRLVERYLPLRSCKSELARPVNGRPCMKYSLGRCLAPCCGLCSEHEYRDRVADVVLLLQGQGAELIERLRRRMDRAAREMRFEEAAHLRDTIRAIWRVSRQQHTIPDIPSGQDNFFEVLNAMQKAFELPILPWRIDGFDISHSAGEYTVGVAVVFEQGYPNPSLYRKFNIKTVEGIDDFRSMRETLTRRYSRCLEGQEPLPQLILIDGGPVQLDFAMQALDGLGIHNIPIISLAKEFEEVYLPNRKEPIRLDHTDPVLRLLQHVRDESHRFAITSHRTRRAQSFKRSKIEEVSGIGKAKAAMLITKFGSVRAIRDLPAEELAAAPGIGPALAKRILAKLNEDGDENINNMPGEETVDAAAKEQN, via the coding sequence TTGAATAAAGAAGAATTGATAAAATTTGTAAAGGGCTTTCCCGACAAGCCCGGCGTCTACCTCATGCGCGACGGCCACGGGGAGATCATATATATCGGCAAGGCAAAATCCCTTAAGAAGAGGGTCTCATCTTACTTTCGCCACAGCAACTTCGCCTCGCCGCGGCTGCGCAAGCTCGTCGCGACGATACGCGACATTTCGACGATGCGCACCGAGAGCGAGATCGAGGCGCTGATACTGGAAAACAGGCTGATAAAGCTCTATCAGCCATTTTTTAACGTGGACCTCAAGATGAACGAGCGCTACGCCTACATAAAGATCACCGCGGAGAAGTACCCGCGTATCGTGGTCACGCGTATCAAGCTCGACGACGGGGCGGTCTATATCGGCCCCTATGTCCGCGTGCAGGAGGTGCGCGCCCTGCTGCGGCTCGTGGAGCGTTATCTGCCTCTGCGCTCGTGCAAGAGCGAATTAGCGCGTCCGGTGAACGGCAGGCCCTGTATGAAGTACTCTCTGGGCCGCTGTCTCGCGCCCTGCTGCGGCCTCTGTTCGGAGCACGAGTACCGCGACCGCGTCGCCGACGTCGTGCTGCTTTTACAGGGGCAGGGGGCGGAGCTTATCGAGAGGCTGCGCCGCCGTATGGACAGGGCGGCGCGCGAGATGCGTTTTGAGGAGGCGGCGCACCTGCGCGATACGATCCGCGCGATATGGCGCGTCAGCCGCCAGCAGCATACGATTCCGGACATCCCATCGGGGCAGGACAATTTCTTCGAGGTGCTGAACGCGATGCAAAAGGCCTTTGAGCTGCCGATCCTCCCCTGGCGTATCGACGGCTTTGATATTTCGCACAGCGCGGGGGAGTACACCGTCGGTGTCGCCGTGGTCTTTGAGCAGGGATATCCGAACCCCTCGCTGTACAGAAAGTTTAATATTAAAACGGTGGAGGGGATTGACGACTTCCGTTCGATGCGGGAGACGCTGACGCGCCGCTACAGCCGCTGCCTTGAGGGGCAGGAGCCGCTGCCGCAGCTGATTCTGATCGACGGCGGCCCAGTGCAGCTCGACTTCGCGATGCAGGCCCTCGACGGCCTTGGCATCCACAACATCCCGATAATTTCGCTTGCGAAGGAGTTTGAGGAGGTCTATCTTCCGAACCGTAAGGAGCCGATACGACTGGATCACACCGACCCGGTGCTGCGTCTGCTCCAGCATGTGCGCGACGAGTCGCATCGTTTCGCGATAACCTCGCACCGGACGCGGCGCGCCCAGAGCTTCAAGCGGAGCAAAATAGAAGAGGTTTCCGGCATTGGCAAAGCGAAGGCCGCGATGCTCATCACGAAGTTTGGCAGCGTGAGGGCGATAAGAGATCTCCCCGCCGAGGAGCTGGCCGCCGCGCCGGGAATCGGACCGGCGCTGGCGAAGAGGATACTGGCAAAGCTGAATGAAGACGGCGATGAAAATATAAATAACATGCCGGGGGAGGAGACTGTGGATGCCGCTGCCAAAGAGCAAAATTGA
- the cysS gene encoding cysteine--tRNA ligase — protein MALAVYNDLTRTKEKFVPLEEGRVRFYVCGPTVYNFFHIGNARPFVMFDVFRRYLESLGYEVKYVQNFTDIDDKMIKRANEDGITVAELAERFIAEYYKDADALGIRRATVNPRATHEIAAIIEIIETLIEKGHAYEVDGDVYFNVASFNEYGKLSKQSIDELLSGARIDVDERKQQPLDFALWKAAKPGEPAWESPWGPGRPGWHIECSAMSTKYLGKTIDIHGGGSDLIFPHHENEIAQSECANEAQFVRYWLHNAYLLIDKEKMSKSLGNFLTVRDVRQKVNPLVLRFFLMSVHYRSPLNFSHEGLEQAKAALERLHNCYADMLFALDNRAAGEADETLRTAVKAAEEGFAAAMDDDFNTAGAVGCIFEMVRAINVHLTEHQEIDKEALTEAKAFFERTDDILGYLPEKKQEEDGDAEIDALVAERTEARKAKNFKRSDEIRDLLAAKGIVIEDTPQGPRWKKTL, from the coding sequence GTGGCATTGGCAGTATATAACGATCTAACGAGAACAAAGGAAAAATTTGTCCCGCTCGAAGAGGGCAGGGTCCGTTTCTACGTCTGCGGACCGACGGTCTACAATTTCTTCCATATAGGGAACGCGAGACCCTTCGTGATGTTCGACGTCTTCAGGCGTTATCTCGAAAGCCTCGGCTATGAGGTAAAGTACGTTCAGAACTTCACCGACATCGACGATAAGATGATAAAGCGCGCCAACGAGGACGGCATCACGGTCGCCGAACTCGCGGAACGCTTCATCGCCGAATACTACAAGGACGCCGACGCCCTCGGCATCCGCCGCGCGACGGTCAACCCACGCGCCACGCACGAGATCGCGGCGATCATAGAGATCATTGAGACGCTTATTGAAAAGGGGCATGCCTACGAGGTAGACGGCGACGTCTACTTCAACGTTGCGAGCTTCAATGAGTACGGCAAACTCTCCAAGCAGAGCATCGACGAGCTGCTCTCCGGGGCGCGCATCGACGTCGACGAACGCAAACAGCAGCCGCTCGACTTCGCGCTCTGGAAGGCCGCGAAGCCAGGAGAACCGGCTTGGGAGAGTCCCTGGGGCCCAGGCCGCCCCGGCTGGCATATCGAATGCAGCGCGATGTCGACCAAATACCTCGGCAAGACGATAGACATCCACGGCGGCGGCAGCGACCTCATCTTCCCCCACCATGAAAACGAGATCGCGCAGTCCGAGTGCGCCAACGAAGCCCAGTTCGTCAGGTACTGGCTCCACAACGCCTATTTGCTCATCGACAAGGAGAAGATGTCAAAGTCGCTCGGCAACTTCCTCACCGTGCGCGACGTGCGTCAGAAGGTCAACCCGCTGGTGCTGCGATTCTTCCTCATGAGCGTCCACTACCGTTCGCCGCTCAACTTCTCACATGAGGGGCTTGAACAGGCGAAGGCGGCGCTCGAGAGGCTCCACAACTGCTACGCGGACATGCTCTTCGCGCTCGACAACAGGGCCGCCGGCGAGGCCGACGAGACCCTGCGCACGGCGGTAAAGGCCGCGGAAGAGGGATTTGCCGCCGCGATGGACGACGATTTCAACACCGCGGGGGCCGTCGGCTGCATCTTTGAAATGGTGCGAGCGATCAACGTACACCTGACCGAGCATCAGGAGATAGACAAAGAGGCGCTGACCGAGGCGAAGGCCTTCTTCGAGAGAACCGACGACATCCTCGGCTACCTCCCCGAAAAAAAACAGGAGGAGGACGGCGACGCCGAGATCGACGCGCTCGTGGCGGAGCGCACCGAGGCGCGCAAAGCGAAAAACTTCAAGCGCTCCGACGAGATCCGCGACCTGCTTGCGGCCAAAGGGATCGTGATCGAAGACACCCCGCAGGGGCCGCGCTGGAAAAAGACCCTCTAG
- a CDS encoding M14 family metallopeptidase, producing MGEKKTEIIRFETPCGKELFFPVATVTGNNPGPAAVITAGVHGCEYPGIVSAIRLFKELTPEDVNGSVKIVTITSTAAFEERSMFVTPYDKMNPNRVFPGRADGSYSEVLTYRAMELIAGADYHMDLHGGDMVEDLDPFSIYHRGDSKELNDLSYDITHYYGLPNVVVTEKGGLWPDDGTTYANVSERLHIPSAIVEVGAMGVLDEPSVQKHLFGLKNVLRKFGTLKGEVSPVTPPEIFENMAWVYTGQKGIFYMNVKVGDYVKKGDTIGVLEDYFGNYLETVASPVDGKALFLTGNPAMKEHGLVAGIGVSEK from the coding sequence ATGGGAGAAAAAAAGACTGAGATCATACGTTTTGAGACGCCGTGCGGGAAGGAGCTCTTTTTCCCGGTAGCCACCGTGACCGGCAATAACCCCGGCCCGGCTGCGGTCATCACGGCCGGCGTGCACGGCTGCGAATATCCGGGGATAGTCTCTGCGATAAGGCTTTTCAAGGAGCTGACGCCGGAAGATGTCAACGGCAGCGTTAAGATCGTGACCATAACGAGCACCGCGGCCTTTGAGGAGAGGAGCATGTTCGTCACCCCTTATGACAAGATGAACCCCAACCGGGTCTTTCCCGGCAGGGCCGACGGCAGCTACAGCGAGGTGCTGACCTACAGGGCGATGGAGCTGATCGCCGGCGCCGATTATCATATGGACCTGCACGGCGGCGATATGGTGGAGGACCTCGACCCGTTCTCGATATACCACAGGGGCGATTCCAAAGAGCTTAACGATCTTTCGTATGATATCACCCACTATTATGGCCTGCCCAATGTGGTCGTCACCGAGAAGGGCGGACTGTGGCCCGACGACGGCACCACATACGCTAACGTCTCGGAGAGGCTGCACATACCCTCGGCGATAGTTGAGGTGGGGGCGATGGGCGTACTTGACGAACCTTCTGTGCAGAAGCACCTTTTCGGCCTGAAAAACGTCCTGCGGAAGTTCGGGACGCTGAAGGGCGAAGTTTCCCCGGTCACGCCGCCTGAGATATTCGAAAACATGGCGTGGGTCTACACCGGGCAGAAGGGTATTTTCTACATGAACGTCAAGGTCGGCGATTATGTTAAAAAGGGAGATACCATCGGCGTGCTTGAGGATTACTTCGGTAACTACCTGGAGACCGTGGCCTCTCCCGTGGACGGCAAAGCCCTCTTCCTTACGGGGAATCCGGCGATGAAGGAGCACGGCCTCGTCGCGGGGATCGGAGTATCGGAGAAATAG
- a CDS encoding sodium:solute symporter family protein, with the protein MYLAAILIYLFALLAVGAWLARRVKDSKSFLVADRALPWYVSTGTIVATFMGAGSLIGAAGLAYKVGLSAMWMDIGGILAIVALAFIAGRIRRFEGLTTPEILGVRFNEPTRLVAALIIIAAETAIVGYQIRAGAYVLKLVAGVESGTGMIITAAFIIGYTMFAGMLSVAYTDLIQGVTIILALLIGAPFVIEAAGGMSAVAASLPPERLSLLGSSFRDAMKVLFPTFCLVFVMQPIWQRIFSCRDEKTCRIAVSASVPALIFLVAILAFTATIGAVVLPNLEDGGTVIIALAAHTLPPVIGVVMLCAAVAVIVSTGDSMLLSASSNIINDIYLRYINPKAEEKRILLYTRLVVLCLGILALIQIQYFPSILAMVIYAYTMEGGLAPALIAAFYWKRATPIAGLVCVLSAGVTTVTWEAMGMPFGIDTSFMTILVSTALLIVVSYVTPAPTEQQLSSFK; encoded by the coding sequence ATGTATTTGGCAGCTATTCTTATCTATCTTTTTGCGCTTCTCGCCGTCGGAGCCTGGCTCGCCAGAAGGGTCAAGGACTCGAAAAGCTTTTTGGTCGCCGATAGGGCGCTCCCGTGGTATGTCAGCACCGGTACGATCGTCGCCACCTTTATGGGCGCCGGTTCGCTCATCGGCGCGGCGGGGCTGGCCTACAAAGTCGGCCTCTCCGCGATGTGGATGGACATCGGCGGTATCCTGGCAATTGTGGCGCTGGCCTTTATCGCCGGCCGTATCCGCCGTTTTGAGGGGCTGACCACGCCCGAGATACTCGGCGTCCGCTTCAACGAACCGACCCGCCTCGTGGCCGCGCTGATCATCATCGCGGCGGAGACGGCGATCGTCGGTTATCAGATACGCGCGGGCGCCTATGTCCTCAAACTCGTCGCCGGTGTTGAGAGCGGCACGGGGATGATCATCACGGCGGCCTTTATCATCGGTTATACCATGTTTGCGGGAATGCTCTCCGTGGCTTATACCGACCTTATCCAGGGAGTGACGATCATCCTGGCGCTTCTCATCGGCGCGCCGTTTGTGATCGAGGCCGCCGGCGGGATGTCCGCCGTGGCCGCCTCGCTGCCTCCCGAGAGACTCAGCCTTCTTGGCAGCTCGTTCCGCGACGCGATGAAGGTGCTCTTTCCGACCTTCTGTCTAGTATTCGTTATGCAGCCGATATGGCAGCGTATCTTCTCCTGCAGGGATGAGAAGACATGCCGTATCGCCGTCTCTGCCAGCGTTCCCGCACTGATATTCCTCGTGGCGATACTGGCCTTTACCGCGACGATCGGCGCCGTGGTCCTGCCCAACCTGGAGGACGGCGGCACGGTAATCATCGCGCTGGCGGCCCACACGCTGCCCCCGGTAATCGGCGTGGTTATGCTCTGCGCCGCCGTGGCGGTGATCGTCTCCACGGGAGACTCGATGCTGCTCTCCGCCTCCTCTAATATCATCAACGACATCTACCTGCGCTATATCAATCCAAAGGCGGAAGAGAAACGTATCCTTTTATATACGCGCCTTGTAGTGCTCTGCTTGGGAATCCTCGCGCTGATACAGATACAGTACTTCCCGTCGATACTGGCGATGGTCATCTACGCCTATACGATGGAGGGCGGACTGGCGCCGGCCCTCATCGCGGCCTTCTATTGGAAGCGGGCCACGCCGATCGCCGGACTGGTCTGCGTGCTTTCCGCGGGCGTGACGACCGTAACATGGGAGGCCATGGGCATGCCATTCGGCATCGACACCTCGTTTATGACGATCCTGGTTTCCACGGCGCTGCTTATCGTCGTCAGCTATGTGACGCCGGCTCCGACGGAGCAGCAGCTGAGCAGCTTTAAATAG
- a CDS encoding helix-turn-helix domain-containing protein, whose amino-acid sequence MHFGETIKCHRKENGWTLKELSERCGLSVAQLSKLENEKSSASIDSLRKLANVFRIPLSSITLTESEQKLSPVLDGEGFIVRWCRRGDDNVTVRYLTLNREARMQPMIVTIPAGMDTGASKSHPGDEFFYVLDGRVRFFYGDEAFDVKRGDFIYYNGLFQHHWQNMSDSEARIMTCNDPPVM is encoded by the coding sequence ATGCACTTTGGAGAGACGATAAAATGCCACAGAAAAGAGAACGGCTGGACCCTCAAAGAGCTTTCTGAGAGGTGCGGGCTGTCGGTGGCGCAGCTCTCAAAGCTGGAGAATGAAAAATCCAGCGCGAGTATCGACAGTCTGCGGAAGCTGGCTAATGTCTTTCGGATACCTCTTTCGTCTATCACTCTGACGGAGTCGGAGCAGAAGCTGAGTCCGGTGCTGGACGGCGAGGGGTTTATCGTCAGGTGGTGCAGAAGGGGGGATGATAATGTCACTGTAAGGTACCTGACGCTCAACAGGGAGGCCAGGATGCAGCCGATGATCGTTACGATCCCGGCAGGTATGGATACCGGGGCCTCAAAATCCCATCCTGGCGACGAGTTTTTTTACGTGCTAGATGGCAGGGTGCGTTTCTTTTACGGAGATGAGGCCTTTGATGTGAAAAGGGGCGATTTTATCTATTATAACGGCCTTTTTCAGCACCATTGGCAGAATATGTCCGATAGTGAGGCGCGCATCATGACCTGTAACGACCCGCCAGTAATGTAG
- a CDS encoding recombinase family protein gives MGNQYAYIRVSSKEQNEERQRAAMLEYGVPAKNIILDKQSGKDFERQGYKRLMKKLKRGDILIIKSIDRLGRNYHEILEQWRILTKEKEAAIVVLDMPLLDTRQNRDLTGVLIADIVLQLLSYVAETERKFIRQRQAEGIAAARARGANLGRRPKDRPPEFAAVKAAWENGEISARSAARRLKINHMTFKRWASNC, from the coding sequence ATGGGAAATCAATACGCATACATACGAGTCTCATCAAAGGAACAAAACGAGGAGAGACAGCGGGCGGCGATGCTGGAATACGGCGTGCCCGCGAAAAACATCATCTTGGACAAGCAGTCGGGCAAGGATTTTGAGCGGCAGGGCTACAAAAGGCTGATGAAAAAACTGAAACGGGGAGACATCCTGATAATCAAAAGCATCGACAGGCTGGGCCGCAATTATCATGAAATATTGGAACAGTGGCGAATACTGACGAAAGAAAAAGAGGCCGCGATCGTCGTCCTGGACATGCCGCTTCTGGATACGCGGCAGAACCGCGACCTCACCGGCGTCCTGATCGCCGACATCGTACTGCAGCTGCTCAGCTACGTGGCGGAGACAGAGCGTAAATTTATCCGGCAGCGGCAGGCCGAAGGGATCGCCGCGGCAAGAGCACGTGGAGCCAACCTCGGACGCCGCCCAAAGGACCGCCCGCCGGAGTTCGCGGCGGTCAAGGCCGCCTGGGAAAACGGAGAAATCTCCGCCAGGTCCGCCGCACGGCGTCTAAAGATCAACCATATGACATTTAAACGCTGGGCTTCCAACTGCTAA
- a CDS encoding Helicase associated domain protein, translating to MIDLFEHNRTAYENAVSVLKENGKAAVVHPTGTGKSFIGFKLAEENPQAAVCWLSPSEYIFKTQIENLRAAGAAQPQNICFFTYAKLMMMDAAEIEDIRPDYIVLDEFHRCGAQMWGDGVQRLLAAYPEAPVLGLSATNIRYLDNQRDMADELFDGNIASEMTLGEAVVRGILAPPTYVVSIYSCQKDIERYQSRISSAKNRAVRDAAQKRLDALRRSLEKAEGLDTVFQKHITERHGKYIIFCSSVEHLNEVACHIDEWFGKIDGNLRLYRAYADDPEAARAFAGFKADDSERLKLLLCIDMLNEGVHIENISGVILFRPTVSPIIYKQQIGRALSAGSRRSTVIIDVVNNIENLYSISALQEEMKFAADYYRATGEASLVVNDSFTIIDEVRDSRRLFNELEEALSASWEAMYSYAKAYYGEHGSLEVPKRYRTPEGYSLGSWLNTQRLVRAGKIPGLLGEERITKLENIGMRWKNRYEYSWERYYRALCEYRSKNGNIDIRANYITPEGLELGKWICNLRQSKNSGRSGYYLTDERIAALNKLGMIWDKLDYQWELNYLACAEYYLKNHDLNIPAGYISPNGLRIGAWLRRMRKIRSGRLNGSAPLTREQIERLDAIRMDWLDTYTRQWEYGYEQAKEYHREFGSLDVPAGYVNKKGFPLGRWLRNHIEGKSKTGRSSIKVTPERRAKLDALGFQWTAEDPWQKKIAACREYLAEHGDLAVPQQYVTTEGIWLGKWLYECRRTYRGELKGKSLTETQIKELEELGVDWRTPAERAWSEKYEAAARLLKTKDVSEGDKTSESARIGQWIARQRTLHKQGKLKQKQIEMLNALNVAKTMISKEVSINAKI from the coding sequence ATGATCGACCTGTTTGAGCATAACCGGACAGCCTATGAAAACGCCGTCTCCGTGTTAAAGGAGAACGGCAAGGCCGCCGTTGTCCACCCCACCGGCACGGGAAAATCTTTTATCGGCTTCAAACTGGCCGAGGAGAACCCGCAGGCTGCCGTCTGCTGGCTCTCGCCCAGTGAGTACATCTTTAAGACGCAGATAGAAAACCTCAGGGCCGCGGGCGCCGCCCAACCGCAAAACATTTGTTTTTTCACCTATGCCAAGCTCATGATGATGGACGCCGCAGAAATCGAAGATATCCGTCCCGACTATATCGTGCTCGACGAATTCCACCGCTGCGGCGCGCAGATGTGGGGCGACGGAGTCCAGCGGCTGCTTGCGGCGTATCCGGAGGCGCCGGTGCTTGGCCTGTCGGCGACAAACATTCGTTACCTCGACAATCAGCGCGACATGGCCGACGAACTCTTTGACGGCAACATCGCCTCGGAAATGACGCTCGGCGAGGCGGTGGTGCGCGGCATCCTCGCTCCGCCGACATATGTCGTTTCCATATATTCCTGCCAGAAAGATATAGAGAGATATCAGTCCCGCATAAGCAGCGCCAAAAACAGGGCCGTGCGTGACGCGGCACAGAAGCGCCTCGACGCGCTGCGCCGTTCGCTTGAGAAGGCGGAGGGGCTTGACACCGTATTTCAGAAACATATCACCGAAAGGCATGGCAAGTATATTATCTTCTGCTCCAGCGTCGAACATCTCAACGAGGTGGCTTGTCACATAGACGAGTGGTTCGGTAAAATCGACGGCAACTTGCGTCTCTACCGCGCCTACGCAGACGATCCGGAGGCGGCCCGCGCCTTTGCCGGCTTCAAGGCCGACGACAGCGAGCGGCTAAAGCTCCTGCTCTGCATCGACATGCTCAACGAGGGCGTCCATATCGAGAACATCTCGGGCGTGATACTATTCCGCCCCACCGTCTCGCCCATCATCTACAAACAGCAGATCGGGCGCGCCCTATCGGCGGGCAGCCGCAGGAGCACCGTCATCATCGACGTGGTAAACAACATTGAAAACCTCTACAGCATCTCCGCCCTGCAGGAAGAGATGAAATTCGCCGCCGACTACTACCGCGCCACGGGAGAGGCTTCACTGGTCGTCAACGACTCCTTCACCATCATCGACGAAGTGCGCGACAGCAGACGGCTCTTCAACGAGCTCGAAGAGGCGCTCTCCGCCTCCTGGGAGGCGATGTACAGCTACGCAAAGGCCTATTACGGCGAGCACGGCAGCCTGGAAGTTCCCAAACGCTATCGGACGCCGGAGGGGTACTCTCTCGGCTCATGGCTGAACACCCAGAGGCTCGTCCGCGCCGGCAAGATCCCCGGACTGCTCGGCGAAGAGAGAATCACAAAACTTGAAAACATCGGCATGCGCTGGAAAAACCGCTACGAATATTCGTGGGAGAGATATTACCGCGCGCTGTGCGAATATAGATCAAAGAACGGCAATATCGACATCCGCGCCAACTATATCACTCCTGAAGGGCTTGAGCTCGGCAAATGGATCTGCAACCTCCGCCAGTCAAAAAACAGCGGCAGGAGCGGATATTACCTGACCGACGAACGTATCGCGGCCCTCAACAAACTCGGCATGATCTGGGACAAGCTCGACTACCAGTGGGAGCTGAACTACCTCGCCTGCGCGGAATACTACCTGAAAAACCATGATCTCAACATTCCCGCCGGCTACATCTCCCCCAACGGTCTGCGTATCGGCGCCTGGCTGCGCCGGATGCGCAAGATCCGCAGCGGACGGCTGAACGGCTCCGCGCCATTAACACGGGAACAGATAGAGCGCCTAGACGCCATCAGGATGGACTGGCTCGACACCTACACGCGGCAGTGGGAATACGGCTACGAACAGGCGAAGGAATATCACCGTGAATTCGGCTCGCTCGACGTCCCCGCCGGATACGTGAACAAAAAAGGCTTTCCCCTCGGCAGATGGCTGAGAAACCACATAGAGGGCAAATCAAAGACGGGCCGAAGCTCCATCAAGGTGACGCCGGAACGCAGGGCAAAACTGGACGCCCTCGGTTTTCAGTGGACGGCGGAAGACCCATGGCAAAAGAAAATCGCCGCCTGCCGGGAATACCTCGCGGAACACGGCGACCTCGCCGTCCCGCAGCAATACGTGACAACAGAGGGAATCTGGCTCGGCAAATGGCTCTACGAGTGCCGCCGCACATACCGAGGAGAGCTGAAGGGCAAGAGCCTGACGGAGACGCAGATAAAAGAGCTTGAAGAGCTCGGCGTCGACTGGCGCACCCCTGCCGAACGCGCCTGGTCGGAAAAATACGAGGCCGCCGCGCGCCTGTTAAAAACAAAGGACGTTTCAGAGGGCGACAAAACGTCAGAAAGCGCCAGAATCGGCCAATGGATCGCCCGCCAAAGAACGCTGCACAAACAGGGCAAGCTCAAACAGAAACAGATAGAGATGCTGAACGCGCTGAATGTGGCGAAAACGATGATATCAAAGGAAGTATCAATAAATGCAAAGATTTGA